A part of Populus alba chromosome 8, ASM523922v2, whole genome shotgun sequence genomic DNA contains:
- the LOC118052266 gene encoding protein phosphatase 2C 37, with the protein MAGICCGVVAENEAAAAVESRSRASRRRRLELRLVSDVSVPPSTILDIAPAKRKKPELFPIPISRDCGNAVENCKRIEENKNNSISDSSKPESVNLKEALKFGMTSVCGRRRDMEDAVSIHTSYTTKNTSYFGVFDGHGCSHVAMKCRDRLHEIVKQEVEGFKEEESVEWKETMERSFVKMDKEVGNWCVEGENSSSCRCGLQTPQGDAVGSTAVVAVVTPEKIIVSNCGDSRAVLCRNGVAIPLSSDHKPDRPDELLRIQEAGGRVIYWDGPRVLGVLAMSRAIGDNYLKPYVIPEPEVTVTERMEEDECLILASDGLWDVVSNDTACGVVRMCLRAQKPPSPPGSNGALGSSDKACSDASALLTKLALARHSTDNISVVVVDLRRNQH; encoded by the exons ATGGCCGGGATTTGCTGTGGAGTTGTTGCTGAGAATGAAGCAGCTGCAGCAGTTGAGTCAAGGTCACGAGCATCAAGACGCAGGAGATTAGAACTCCGGTTGGTTTCCGACGTGTCTGTTCCACCGTCAACGATTTTGGATATCGCTCCGGCGAAAAGGAAGAAACCCGAGTTGTTTCCCATTCCCATCTCACGTGATTGTGGTAACGCAGTAGAAAACTGCAaaagaattgaagaaaataaaaacaatagcaTCTCGGATTCAAGTAAACCAGAATCTGTGAATTTGAAAGAAGCTCTTAAATTCGGCATGACTTCTGTTTGTGGTAGAAGAAGAGATATGGAAGACGCCGTTTCGATACACACTTCTTATACTACAAAAAACACTTCGTATTTTGGTGTTTTCGACGGTCATGGTTGCTCACAT gtgGCGATGAAGTGTAGAGATCGGTTGCATGAGATAGTAAAACAAGAAGTTGAAGgttttaaagaagaagaaagtgtaGAATGGAAGGAAACTATGGAGAGAAGTTTTGTAAAGATGGATAAAGAAGTGGGTAATTGGTGCGTTGAAGGAGAAAATAGTTCTAGTTGTAGGTGTGGGTTACAGACGCCACAAGGCGACGCCGTTGGATCTACTGCTGTGGTTGCTGTGGTGACGCCTGAGAAGATTATTGTCTCCAACTGTGGCGATTCTCGTGCCGTGCTTTGTCGAAACGGTGTCGCTATTCCTCTCTCCTCTGATCACAAG CCTGATCGACCAGATGAATTGCTTCGAATCCAAGAAGCTGGTGGGCGTGTAATTTACTGGGATGGCCCCAGAGTTCTTGGTGTTTTGGCCATGTCTAGAGCCATAG GTGATAATTACTTGAAGCCCTACGTCATACCGGAACCGGAAGTGACTGTGACGGAACGGATGGAGGAGGATGAGTGTTTGATATTGGCAAGTGATGGACTCTGGGATGTGGTGTCAAATGACACTGCTTGTGGGGTTGTGCGAATGTGCCTCCGTGCCCAAAAGCCACCTTCACCACCAGGTTCTAATGGCGCCCTTGGGAGCTCTGATAAGGCCTGCTCAGATGCGTCAGCTCTGTTGACTAAGTTGGCCTTGGCTAGGCACAGCACGGACAATATAAGTGTTGTTGTTGTGGATTTGAGAAGAAATCAACATTAA
- the LOC118052269 gene encoding thylakoid lumenal 15 kDa protein 1, chloroplastic, whose translation MALLNVILCTKIPPKPYLSLTKPPLSIPHLPSLSFSLCDKPQALIPNKKLVEVFAKTGFLAILSASLFFTDPALAFKGGGPYGSEVTRGQDLTGKDFSGRTLIKQDFKTSILRQANFKGAKLLGASFFDADLTGADLSDADLRSADFSLANVTKANLSNANLEGALATGNTSFRGSNITGADFTDVPLREDQREYLCKFADGVNPTTGNATRDTLLCN comes from the exons ATGGCTCTTCTTAACGTCATTTTATGTACAAAAATCCCACCGAAACCCTATCTCTCACTAACCAAACCTCCCCTCTCAATCCCACACTTGCCTTCTCTATCCTTCTCTCTCTGTGATAAGCCACAG GCATTGATACCAAACAAGAAGCTGGTGGAAGTTTTTGCAAAGACAGGATTCCTTGCTATCCTCTctgcttctctcttttttactgATCCTGCACTTGCATTCAAG GGAGGAGGACCGTATGGTTCTGAAGTTACGAGGGGTCAGGATCTTACTGGCAAGGATTTTAGTGGCAGGACTTTGATTAAGCAAGATTTTAAGACG TCCATACTAAGACAAGCAAATTTCAAAGGTGCAAAATTGTTGGGAGCTAGTTTTTTCGATGCTGATTTAACAG GGGCTGATCTCTCAGATGCTGACCTTAGAAGTGCAGATTTCTCATTGGCAAATGTGACAAAG GCAAATTTGAGCAATGCTAACTTGGAAGGTGCACTTGCTACTGGCAACACATCTTTTAGAGGATCAAATATAACAGGAGCTG ATTTCACAGATGTGCCCTTAAGAGAGGACCAACGTGAATACTTGTGTAAATTTGCAGATGG GGTGAATCCAACTACTGGAAATGCAACACGCGATACATTGCTTTGCAACTAG
- the LOC118052267 gene encoding tropinone reductase homolog At5g06060 yields the protein MAESSRFKDSRWSLHGMTALVTGGTRGIGNATVEELAGFGARVHTCSRNEEELNKCLKEWEAKGFVVTGSVCDASSRVQREKLIEEVGSVFHGKLNILVNNVGTNIRKPTTGYSAEEFSKLLATNFESAYHLSQIAHPFLKASGAGSIVFISSVAGLLHIGSGSIYGASKGAINQLTKNLACEWAKDNIRTNCVAPWYIKTSLVKNLLDDKVFLDKIISRTPLQRVGDPKEVSSLVGFLCLPAAAYITGQVISVDGGFTVNGFNPV from the exons ATGGCAGAGAGCAGCAGATTCAAAGACTCGAGATGGTCTCTCCATGGAATGACTGCTCTTGTCACTGGTGGCACTCGTGGAATCGG GAATGCAACAGTGGAGGAACTTGCAGGGTTTGGAGCGAGGGTGCATACGTGTTCAAGAAACGAGGAAGAGCTCAATAAGTGCTTGAAAGAATGGGAGGCTAAAGGTTTTGTGGTTACTGGTTCAGTTTGTGATGCATCTTCTCGTGTCCAGAGAGAGAAGCTTATCGAGGAAGTTGGTTCTGTTTTTCATGGCAAACTCAACATTCTG GTAAACAATGTTGGTACAAATATCAGGAAGCCAACCACTGGTTATTCTGCTGAGGAATTTTCAAAACTCTTAGCAACCAACTTTGAATCTGCATACCATTTGTCTCAAATTGCACATCCTTTTTTAAAAGCATCTGGAGCAGGAAGCATTGTGTTCATTTCCTCTGTTGCAGGTCTTTTGCATATAGGTAGCGGATCAATTTATGGAGCAAGTAAAG gTGCAATAAATCAACTTACAAAAAATCTGGCTTGTGAGTGGGCAAAAGACAATATCAGGACCAACTGTGTTGCACCCTGGTATATCAAAACCTCGCTTGTGAAAAAT TTGCTCGATGACAAGGTGTTTCTAGACAAAATAATCTCTCGAACCCCTCTCCAGCGCGTTGGGGATCCAAAGGAAGTCTCATCCCTGGTGGGATTCCTTTGCCTGCCTGCTGCTGCTTACATCACCGGACAAGTTATTTCTGTTGATGGGGGATTTACTGTGAATGGATTTAACCCGGTATAG
- the LOC118052268 gene encoding uncharacterized protein — protein sequence MEQAQYWLWMKRKQLLKSQLEAATDSNSKCSLEEKAFAEDASGHLGGCIWPPRSYSCSFCKREFRSAQALGGHMNVHRRDRARLKQSLTPGPHNDVFRHQNHIRRSLKSLGSHFPTEVCTLDNYDLDPKLSVSGTINIASTLSSSRFSALSPHENLSDHAFVSPFSSYFEQEKHKGYPHLHNNLSGSDHSLAVRLLNDSESKPDAEKNQGKLDSTCSRHHNFAATDLFMGLSSATNSQSLSSPDSCGNEAISCKGPKTNVSVLSLLMKPRPYDGYTQSEAIGPNSSSMEDIDLELRLGEPPKVK from the coding sequence ATGGAGCAAGCTCAATACTGGTTGTGGATGAAGAGGAAACAACTTCTGAAGTCACAGCTTGAAGCAGCAACGGACTCCAATTCCAAATGTTCGTTGGAAGAGAAAGCTTTTGCAGAAGATGCATCTGGGCATCTTGGTGGTTGCATATGGCCTCCAAGATCTTATTCTTGCAGTTTTTGTAAAAGAGAATTCAGGTCAGCTCAAGCCCTAGGTGGTCACATGAATGTTCATAGGAGGGATAGGGCTAGGCTTAAGCAATCTCTTACTCCTGGTCCTCATAATGATGTTTTTCGACATCAGAATCATATCCGAAGGTCACTTAAATCACTGGGATCTCATTTCCCAACTGAGGTTTGCACTTTAGATAATTATGATCTTGACCCTAAACTTTCTGTCTCTGGAACTATTAATATCGCATCAACTCTTTCCTCTTCTAGGTTTTCAGCTTTGTCCCCTCATGAAAATTTAAGTGATCATGCCTTTGtttctcccttttcttcttACTTCGAACAAGAAAAGCATAAAGGGTATCCTCATCTCCATAATAATTTATCAGGGTCGGATCATTCTTTGGCAGTTAGACTTCTGAATGATTCAGAATCAAAACCTGATGCAGAAAAGAATCAAGGTAAATTAGATTCTACATGCTCGAGACATCATAATTTCGCTGCAACTGATTTATTTATGGGCTTGAGTTCTGCTACTAATAGCCAGAGTTTATCATCTCCTGATTCTTGTGGTAACGAGGCAATCAGTTGCAAAGGGCCTAAAACCAATGTTTCAGTGCTCTCGCTGTTGATGAAGCCACGTCCATATGATGGATATACTCAATCAGAGGCAATCGGACCGAATTCTAGCTCCATGGAGGACATAGATCTTGAGCTCCGGCTCGGTGAGCCGCCAAAGGTGAAGTAG